A stretch of Janibacter endophyticus DNA encodes these proteins:
- a CDS encoding Lrp/AsnC family transcriptional regulator, with amino-acid sequence MARQTGIDDLDARLITLLSEQPQIGVLGASRALGVARGTVQARLDRLQSTRVIASLAPEVDPGALGYPVTAFCTLEINQRQGHEPVVAHLEAIPEVLEIHSTTGRGDLIVRVVARDNADLGRVIDEIIDDVHVNRASTSIALVTHMHLRTGPLVRKAAERSED; translated from the coding sequence ATGGCTCGGCAGACCGGCATCGACGACCTCGACGCACGCCTCATCACCCTCCTCTCCGAGCAGCCGCAGATCGGCGTGCTCGGGGCCTCGAGGGCGCTCGGGGTCGCGCGCGGGACCGTCCAGGCACGGCTCGACCGGCTGCAGAGCACGAGGGTGATCGCGTCGCTGGCCCCCGAGGTCGACCCGGGGGCGCTCGGGTACCCCGTCACCGCCTTCTGCACCCTCGAGATCAACCAGCGGCAGGGGCACGAGCCGGTCGTCGCGCACCTCGAGGCCATCCCCGAGGTGCTCGAGATCCACTCGACGACCGGTCGCGGGGACCTCATCGTGCGGGTCGTCGCCCGCGACAACGCCGACCTCGGCCGGGTCATCGACGAGATCATCGACGACGTCCACGTCAACCGCGCGAGCACCTCGATCGCCCTCGTGACGCACATGCACCTGCGCACCGGACCGCTCGTGCGCAAGGCCGCGGAGCGCTCCGAGGACTAG